One Vallitalea pronyensis genomic region harbors:
- a CDS encoding DUF421 domain-containing protein codes for MPFLLKPIVLFVVAVTLLRITGRRSLAQMTIPQTVMIISIGAIIVEPFADKDVLKTVTAAAIYIGLLLIFEFFEFYAPGFEKIAVGKVMDIIHEGNFLRKNLKKLKLTESEVMTRVRQEGIPKLTYIEKGTLEPNGEFGFKLKRGAEPLRVQDMEYILNKILLEKQIIDEPIQLVEELEKQQL; via the coding sequence ATGCCTTTTCTATTAAAACCTATTGTCCTTTTTGTTGTTGCTGTGACGTTATTGAGAATAACAGGCAGAAGATCGTTAGCACAGATGACGATTCCGCAAACCGTGATGATTATATCCATAGGCGCAATTATTGTAGAACCCTTTGCTGATAAAGATGTGTTAAAGACGGTTACTGCAGCTGCAATCTATATTGGGTTGCTCTTAATATTTGAGTTCTTTGAATTCTATGCTCCAGGCTTTGAAAAAATAGCTGTTGGAAAAGTGATGGATATCATTCATGAGGGTAATTTCTTACGGAAAAATTTAAAAAAGCTTAAATTAACAGAAAGTGAAGTCATGACACGTGTTCGCCAAGAAGGCATACCTAAGCTTACTTATATTGAAAAAGGAACACTAGAACCAAATGGAGAATTTGGCTTTAAACTGAAAAGAGGAGCAGAGCCTCTACGCGTTCAAGATATGGAATATATATTAAATAAAATCTTACTGGAAAAACAGATCATTGATGAGCCCATTCAATTAGTTGAGGAATTAGAGAAACAACAGTTATAA
- a CDS encoding complex I subunit 5 family protein, whose product MIPIDTFIFFPIIIASVTYLVRTRYNKFILLILQFILFIGSIIQFIYVKYHGTITLTLGDYPRGIGITLSVDLMTAVFVMLAVFLFTCMFLYNFKKNYMNHLFLFLFLILQGLINGIFMSTDLFDLYILIEVSTIVVSILIMFKKDSRSIYDGMLYLLINMVAMAFFLIGTGYIYKIFGSVDMDVIFGLMGKVEDPRTLILPYCLIITAVSLKSAVMPLFSWLPRAHGTYSSPSIISAILSSLYVKCGVYLYIRIQHTFSPIFDTSTIFLVMGFLTAVVGFLFALSQTDIKLILSYHTISQIGLIIFGLNLNNTYSYWGSIYHIINHAIFKSVLFLTAGIIIENYETRDIRQIRGVFRRMPFVSIFTFMAILGITGAPFFNGSISKYLIQKGSYVSLLDYALIFINLGTILSFVKYMSMFRGHNPGNSHRPPINQRIVIMTLGTFCLLGGILGKQFISLLFNINIHIPFEKYLIKSLLYIGSIVIGLVFYIFLYHRIKFFKPIREVNLSFNQICLSITLFFTGLLSLMLFMY is encoded by the coding sequence ATGATACCTATTGATACGTTTATATTTTTCCCTATTATCATCGCATCCGTTACATATTTGGTACGCACCCGGTATAATAAATTCATCCTACTTATATTGCAATTCATTCTCTTCATAGGGAGTATAATCCAATTTATTTATGTAAAATATCATGGTACCATTACATTGACTTTAGGGGATTACCCACGAGGTATTGGTATTACCTTAAGTGTTGATTTGATGACGGCTGTCTTTGTTATGTTAGCTGTCTTTCTATTTACGTGTATGTTTCTATATAATTTCAAAAAAAACTATATGAACCATTTATTCCTCTTTCTATTTCTTATATTACAGGGCTTAATTAATGGTATTTTTATGTCTACAGATTTATTTGACCTCTATATTCTCATCGAAGTTTCTACCATTGTTGTCAGTATTTTAATTATGTTTAAAAAAGATAGCCGTTCCATCTATGATGGTATGCTCTATCTATTAATTAACATGGTTGCCATGGCCTTCTTCTTAATTGGTACGGGTTATATTTATAAAATATTTGGTTCAGTGGATATGGATGTTATATTTGGCCTTATGGGTAAGGTTGAGGATCCACGGACACTTATTCTTCCTTACTGTTTAATCATTACAGCTGTTAGTCTAAAATCTGCTGTCATGCCTTTATTTAGTTGGCTGCCAAGAGCTCATGGTACATATTCTTCACCCTCTATTATTTCTGCTATTTTGTCAAGCCTCTATGTGAAGTGTGGCGTCTATTTGTATATTCGTATTCAACATACTTTTTCTCCCATTTTTGATACTTCCACTATATTCTTAGTGATGGGATTCTTGACGGCTGTTGTTGGGTTCCTATTCGCTCTGTCTCAAACAGATATTAAACTTATTTTATCCTATCATACCATTAGTCAGATAGGTTTAATTATCTTTGGGCTCAATCTCAATAATACCTATAGCTATTGGGGCAGTATCTATCATATCATTAACCATGCCATATTCAAGTCTGTACTCTTTCTAACTGCTGGTATCATTATAGAAAACTATGAAACACGGGATATACGTCAGATTCGAGGTGTCTTTCGACGGATGCCTTTCGTTAGTATTTTTACCTTTATGGCTATATTGGGAATCACAGGAGCACCTTTCTTTAATGGCAGTATTTCCAAATACCTCATACAAAAAGGCAGTTATGTAAGTTTACTGGACTATGCGCTTATTTTTATTAACCTAGGTACCATTTTATCCTTTGTTAAGTATATGAGTATGTTTAGAGGCCATAATCCTGGTAATTCTCATCGTCCACCTATTAATCAGAGAATTGTCATCATGACCTTAGGTACGTTTTGTTTACTTGGTGGTATTTTAGGCAAACAATTTATTTCCTTACTCTTCAACATCAACATACATATACCTTTTGAAAAATACCTTATTAAAAGCTTACTCTACATTGGCAGTATTGTTATTGGACTTGTCTTTTACATCTTCTTATATCATCGTATAAAGTTTTTCAAACCCATACGAGAAGTGAATCTTAGTTTTAACCAGATTTGCTTATCCATTACTTTATTTTTTACAGGTTTACTTAGTTTGATGTTATTCATGTATTAA
- a CDS encoding cation:proton antiporter subunit C, translating to MDKFINGETVGLALFIIGLYGLIARRNIIKTIISMGIIQSGIILFFLTINYQSGAIPPIGKDLVKATSDPLPQALMITAVVIGISITAVSLTMFITLYHRYGTTNWYKATKKRGENI from the coding sequence ATGGATAAATTTATTAACGGCGAAACCGTTGGTCTTGCTCTATTTATCATTGGTCTATATGGTCTCATTGCAAGACGTAACATTATAAAAACCATTATTTCTATGGGTATCATCCAATCGGGTATTATATTGTTTTTTCTTACCATTAATTATCAAAGTGGTGCCATACCACCTATTGGTAAAGACTTAGTGAAGGCAACCTCTGATCCATTACCTCAAGCCTTGATGATTACTGCTGTTGTAATTGGTATTTCCATTACTGCTGTCAGTTTAACCATGTTTATTACACTCTATCATCGCTATGGGACAACGAATTGGTACAAAGCTACGAAAAAAAGAGGAGAGAATATATGA
- a CDS encoding MnhB domain-containing protein, which translates to MQNRSSLLAKSLGVLYPIIFLFGLYITINGHNTPGGGFQGGAIISSTFIIQYIISPHEKISLYTFQRIEKLLFTCILLIPTLYVIHMYGSNNLLINQVYLIIMNVLIAIKVYCGLSIIFFRFVLFESR; encoded by the coding sequence ATGCAAAATCGTTCAAGTTTACTTGCAAAATCATTAGGCGTATTGTATCCCATTATCTTTCTCTTTGGCTTATACATCACCATCAATGGTCATAACACACCTGGTGGCGGTTTCCAAGGTGGCGCTATTATTAGTTCTACGTTTATTATTCAATACATTATTAGTCCCCATGAGAAAATATCCCTATATACATTTCAACGGATAGAAAAATTATTGTTTACATGCATATTACTCATTCCAACACTTTACGTGATTCACATGTATGGCAGCAACAACTTACTCATTAACCAAGTGTACCTTATTATCATGAATGTCCTCATTGCCATAAAAGTCTATTGTGGCTTAAGTATTATATTCTTTCGATTTGTACTCTTTGAAAGCAGGTAA
- the mbhE gene encoding hydrogen gas-evolving membrane-bound hydrogenase subunit E, with the protein MRRKFIALYMFIVFLLCVTIHVVPLEEATDYLTYYVKNSFSQTGGVNVVTSIYLNYRVFDTLFETLLLLISIIAIIYFSRHEGDY; encoded by the coding sequence ATGAGAAGGAAATTCATTGCTCTATACATGTTTATTGTGTTTTTACTGTGTGTAACCATTCATGTGGTACCCCTTGAAGAGGCTACGGATTATTTAACCTATTATGTAAAAAACAGTTTTAGCCAAACGGGCGGTGTTAACGTGGTTACATCCATCTATCTGAATTACCGTGTTTTTGATACGTTATTTGAAACATTATTACTGCTGATTAGTATCATTGCCATCATCTATTTTTCCAGACATGAGGGAGATTATTAG
- a CDS encoding Na(+)/H(+) antiporter subunit B, which yields MIEITLVLVIILAILAIQTNTLRRAIVYLCVFSLLCSFCYLLYQAPDVAIAEAVIGCTLATIIYLVALNKYKVFRVYYLTHEKTAESKQMRTTLNKTLSSFSIEKELELDMVLSDKTIEDITADYPYDVIIQYDKGQVTIYGDQSNYHFDDLVAYMHDKSAVIIQHAYLYEDEGDTLL from the coding sequence ATGATAGAAATTACGTTAGTATTAGTCATCATACTCGCTATTTTGGCCATTCAAACCAATACTTTAAGACGGGCTATTGTTTATTTATGTGTTTTCTCCTTATTATGTTCCTTCTGCTACTTACTGTATCAAGCACCTGATGTGGCTATCGCTGAGGCTGTTATTGGATGTACACTAGCAACGATTATTTATCTGGTAGCATTAAATAAATATAAAGTATTCAGAGTCTATTACTTAACCCATGAAAAAACGGCGGAAAGTAAACAAATGCGCACCACACTGAATAAAACGCTAAGCAGTTTTTCCATTGAAAAAGAACTCGAACTGGATATGGTTTTATCGGATAAAACCATTGAGGATATAACCGCTGATTACCCTTATGATGTGATTATCCAATATGACAAGGGTCAAGTGACCATCTATGGCGATCAATCCAATTATCATTTTGATGATTTAGTGGCTTACATGCATGACAAGAGTGCTGTCATCATACAACATGCGTATCTATATGAAGATGAAGGTGATACCCTATTATGA
- the mnhG gene encoding monovalent cation/H(+) antiporter subunit G: MEILGYILISIGLVLILIGYIGVLRFKNFYTRIVVSSVMDTAAFDTIIIGILCIKGFSYFSLKILLILLLMMFLNPLATHTIVRGAYTSGLRIGEGKP; the protein is encoded by the coding sequence ATGGAAATACTGGGTTATATACTCATTTCAATTGGTTTAGTCTTGATTTTAATTGGCTATATTGGTGTATTACGCTTTAAGAATTTTTATACCCGTATCGTTGTATCTTCTGTTATGGATACCGCAGCTTTTGATACCATCATTATTGGTATTCTATGTATCAAAGGATTTAGTTATTTTAGCCTTAAAATTCTGCTTATTTTACTACTCATGATGTTCCTTAATCCCCTAGCAACCCATACCATTGTTAGAGGTGCTTATACCAGCGGTCTTAGAATAGGAGAGGGTAAACCATGA
- a CDS encoding monovalent cation/H+ antiporter complex subunit F gives MRGPTIWDRLLGLNLFSAKIILLILLLAIIYDLPYLMDIAIVYTLLGFIGIIFISRFVKGKGEI, from the coding sequence ATGAGAGGTCCGACGATATGGGACAGACTCCTTGGTTTAAACCTTTTTTCAGCTAAAATCATATTGCTCATTTTACTGCTGGCTATCATCTATGATCTGCCTTATCTTATGGACATTGCCATTGTCTATACCCTACTTGGTTTTATAGGCATTATCTTTATATCACGATTTGTTAAAGGAAAGGGTGAGATATAA
- a CDS encoding Na+/H+ antiporter subunit E → MKYIIRHVAFILFLTLIWCILNNRFTPFTLITGFILSSISIIMSCRIHGGEPFMHRLNISLFGFIKFFLLLVYHIYLSTFRMIRLIFTSNVHLRLVHIDTTLKDDWSIFFLANAITLTPGTVTVNRHDHHLLILTVYPKSEDPLVDPKLIKALRKGVKH, encoded by the coding sequence ATGAAGTATATTATAAGGCATGTTGCTTTTATCTTATTTTTAACACTTATATGGTGTATATTAAACAATCGGTTTACGCCCTTTACACTTATAACAGGCTTCATTCTTTCCTCTATTTCCATTATCATGAGTTGTCGTATTCATGGTGGAGAACCTTTTATGCATCGATTAAATATCTCACTATTTGGCTTTATCAAATTCTTTTTGTTGCTGGTATATCATATATACTTGTCAACCTTTCGCATGATACGATTGATTTTTACTTCAAATGTTCATCTACGGTTAGTTCATATCGATACAACATTAAAAGACGATTGGTCTATCTTCTTCTTGGCAAATGCTATAACCCTTACACCCGGCACGGTAACTGTTAATCGCCACGACCATCATTTATTAATTCTAACAGTCTATCCAAAATCTGAAGACCCCCTTGTGGATCCCAAACTAATCAAAGCACTTAGAAAGGGCGTGAAACATTGA
- a CDS encoding glycerol-3-phosphate responsive antiterminator — translation MKDIIGAIEENPIIAAIRSEEDLQQVVKSPVTTVFILWGDIFQIRDQVTRIKKQGKKAFLHMDFIEGLGRDQKAIDYIHKMIQPDGIISTRSNHIKYAKEIGLFTIQRFFLIDSKSYETTVKTVKSVKPDMIEVMPGVLPHTIEKLTKQLSVPIIAGGLIEVKEDIIAVLKVGALGVSVGKKSLWAL, via the coding sequence ATGAAAGATATTATTGGAGCAATTGAAGAAAATCCAATTATTGCAGCTATTCGTAGTGAGGAGGACTTACAACAAGTAGTTAAGTCTCCTGTGACAACTGTTTTTATATTATGGGGCGATATTTTTCAAATTCGTGATCAGGTGACACGGATAAAAAAACAGGGGAAAAAAGCATTTCTGCATATGGATTTCATAGAAGGTCTAGGAAGAGATCAGAAGGCCATTGACTATATCCATAAGATGATTCAGCCAGATGGTATTATAAGTACACGCAGTAATCATATTAAGTATGCAAAAGAAATAGGTTTATTTACCATTCAGCGATTTTTTCTCATTGATAGTAAATCCTATGAAACCACTGTGAAAACGGTGAAAAGTGTAAAACCTGATATGATCGAGGTCATGCCAGGGGTCCTTCCTCATACCATTGAAAAGTTAACGAAACAACTGTCGGTACCTATCATTGCAGGTGGCTTGATTGAAGTAAAAGAAGATATTATAGCTGTTCTTAAAGTTGGTGCATTGGGTGTATCCGTAGGTAAAAAAAGTTTGTGGGCACTATAA
- a CDS encoding NAD(P)/FAD-dependent oxidoreductase yields the protein MEYDISIIGAGVTGALIARELSKFDMKVCILDKDADVAMGTSKANSAIVHAGYDAAPGSLKAQLNVRGNALMDDVARELDVPFKRIGSLVLAFNEEDQQQIHKLHDYGIQNKVPDMEILDQKAIREMEPHISEDVMAALYAPTAGIVCPYELTLAATENAVANGVELILECNIEGIKKQDNGYLLETSKGQIKSRYVINAAGVYSDTLAKMVGDQEINITPRKGEYLLLDKRQGNVVNTVIFQPPSVMGKGILVTPTVDGNLLIGPTAENIEDKDDIATTNMGLNAVIEGARKSVPSFNTRDVITSFAGLRATSSRGDFIIEESKVAKGFIHAAGIESPGLSAAPAIAEYVIEILKDIEVPLIKKENHDPIRKPVVRFRELSRLEQAKVIKENPLYGNIICRCETVTEGEIVDAIHRPAGAINVDGVKRRTRAGMGRCQGGFCAPRVVDILARELKIPKEEVTKMGGQSNILVGKTK from the coding sequence ATGGAATATGATATCAGTATTATTGGTGCAGGCGTAACGGGTGCACTCATTGCAAGAGAGTTATCCAAGTTTGATATGAAAGTGTGTATCCTTGACAAAGATGCAGATGTAGCCATGGGAACAAGTAAAGCAAACAGTGCCATCGTGCATGCTGGTTATGATGCTGCACCAGGGAGCTTAAAAGCACAACTTAATGTAAGAGGAAATGCATTAATGGATGATGTTGCCCGTGAACTGGATGTACCTTTTAAACGTATAGGTTCTTTGGTGCTAGCTTTTAATGAAGAAGATCAACAACAGATTCATAAGCTCCATGATTATGGTATTCAGAATAAAGTACCGGATATGGAAATTCTAGATCAGAAAGCCATTCGAGAAATGGAACCTCATATTTCTGAAGATGTCATGGCAGCACTTTATGCGCCGACAGCAGGTATTGTCTGTCCCTATGAACTCACTTTGGCAGCTACGGAGAATGCAGTAGCTAATGGTGTAGAGCTTATCCTAGAATGTAACATTGAAGGCATTAAAAAACAAGATAATGGGTATCTGCTAGAAACGTCAAAAGGCCAGATTAAAAGTCGTTATGTGATTAATGCAGCAGGTGTGTATAGTGATACTTTGGCAAAGATGGTAGGGGATCAAGAAATAAATATTACACCGAGAAAAGGTGAGTATCTTTTATTAGATAAACGTCAAGGTAATGTTGTGAATACCGTTATCTTCCAACCCCCATCAGTCATGGGTAAAGGTATTCTTGTTACACCTACTGTAGATGGTAATTTACTGATTGGTCCTACTGCTGAAAACATAGAAGATAAAGATGACATTGCTACAACCAACATGGGATTAAATGCTGTGATTGAAGGTGCAAGAAAATCCGTACCATCTTTTAACACACGAGACGTTATAACGTCCTTCGCTGGACTTCGTGCCACATCATCTCGTGGTGATTTTATCATTGAGGAATCCAAAGTGGCAAAAGGATTTATTCACGCGGCTGGTATTGAATCACCTGGTCTATCAGCAGCACCAGCAATTGCTGAATATGTTATTGAGATTTTAAAAGATATAGAAGTGCCCCTCATTAAGAAAGAAAACCATGATCCTATCCGTAAGCCTGTTGTCCGTTTTAGAGAACTAAGTCGCTTAGAACAAGCAAAGGTGATTAAAGAAAATCCGCTATATGGGAACATCATATGTCGCTGTGAAACGGTGACAGAAGGTGAGATTGTAGATGCTATTCATCGACCAGCAGGTGCTATAAACGTAGATGGTGTGAAACGTCGAACAAGAGCTGGTATGGGAAGATGTCAAGGTGGCTTCTGTGCCCCACGTGTGGTGGATATATTAGCAAGAGAACTTAAGATACCCAAAGAAGAAGTAACGAAAATGGGTGGTCAATCAAATATACTAGTAGGCAAAACAAAATAA
- a CDS encoding NAD(P)/FAD-dependent oxidoreductase gives MQTTDLVVIGGGPAGMAAAIEAYKNGIDDIIVIERDKELGGILQQCIHNGFGLHIFGEELTGPEYADRFAKEMVGLGLQFKLETMVLSISEDKVITAVNSGEGLITIQAKAIVFAMGCRERTRGALNIPGYRPAGIYTAGAAQRFVNMEGYLPGKEVVILGSGDIGLIMARRMTLEGAKVKMVCELLPYSGGLTRNIVQCLDDYDIPLKLSHTVVDIHGKERLEGITIAQVDENRKPIKETYEYVACDTLLLSVGLIPENELSHDLGVRMDSITSGPIVTESMETSVDGVFACGNVVHVHDLVDFVTQESRLAGRCAARYIKGERHISDQDVIKTVPGEGVRYIVPHVIHKDLVQDENKLYFRVTDVVKKAKVVVTSGDDEIYSKKRPKVAPGEMESIPLTEKLMAQIKSGKDLVIRIES, from the coding sequence ATGCAAACAACAGATTTAGTCGTTATTGGTGGAGGTCCAGCAGGTATGGCTGCGGCCATAGAAGCTTATAAAAATGGAATAGACGATATCATTGTAATCGAACGGGATAAAGAACTTGGTGGCATCTTACAACAATGTATTCATAACGGTTTTGGTCTACATATTTTTGGAGAGGAATTAACGGGTCCAGAATATGCGGACCGATTCGCAAAGGAAATGGTTGGATTAGGATTACAATTTAAATTGGAAACCATGGTCCTTAGTATATCAGAAGATAAAGTCATCACGGCTGTGAATAGTGGGGAAGGCTTAATCACCATTCAAGCAAAAGCCATTGTATTTGCCATGGGTTGTCGAGAGAGGACAAGAGGTGCACTTAATATTCCAGGCTATCGCCCAGCAGGTATCTATACGGCAGGTGCTGCTCAACGGTTTGTTAATATGGAAGGTTACTTGCCAGGAAAAGAGGTTGTTATCTTAGGCTCTGGTGATATTGGTTTGATTATGGCAAGGCGAATGACCTTGGAAGGTGCCAAAGTTAAAATGGTCTGTGAACTTCTGCCTTATTCAGGTGGATTAACAAGAAATATTGTTCAATGTCTTGATGATTATGACATTCCACTAAAACTTAGTCATACAGTTGTTGATATTCACGGTAAAGAACGGCTTGAAGGCATTACCATTGCTCAAGTAGATGAGAATAGAAAACCCATCAAAGAAACGTATGAATATGTAGCCTGTGACACACTGCTCTTATCCGTTGGTTTGATTCCTGAAAATGAACTGTCTCATGACCTAGGTGTTCGTATGGACAGCATTACATCTGGACCCATTGTGACAGAGTCCATGGAAACATCTGTAGATGGTGTATTTGCTTGTGGAAATGTGGTTCATGTCCATGATTTAGTGGATTTTGTAACACAAGAAAGTCGATTAGCAGGTCGTTGTGCTGCACGGTATATAAAAGGTGAACGTCATATTTCTGATCAGGACGTCATTAAAACAGTTCCAGGGGAAGGTGTACGTTATATCGTCCCTCATGTGATTCACAAAGACCTGGTACAGGATGAAAATAAATTATACTTCCGTGTAACAGACGTGGTTAAAAAAGCAAAAGTGGTTGTCACATCTGGAGACGATGAGATCTATTCCAAAAAGCGTCCCAAGGTGGCACCTGGTGAAATGGAAAGTATTCCTTTAACCGAGAAATTAATGGCACAGATAAAGAGTGGAAAAGATTTGGTTATTCGTATAGAGTCTTAA
- a CDS encoding DUF1667 domain-containing protein: MSDIRKMVCIACPIGCHMKVTLENNEVVKVEGNSCKRGVVYAKAECTNPTRILTTTMRVIGGKYPLVSVKSAEPLPKGKLFECMKVINGVQLQAPMSIGDVAVKNICDTGIDIVLTRDALTATQKKAAAV; this comes from the coding sequence ATGAGTGATATAAGAAAAATGGTCTGTATAGCCTGTCCCATAGGCTGTCATATGAAAGTAACATTAGAAAACAATGAAGTGGTGAAAGTAGAAGGTAACTCTTGTAAAAGAGGTGTGGTCTATGCCAAAGCAGAATGTACCAACCCCACACGTATTCTTACAACAACCATGCGCGTAATAGGAGGTAAATACCCTCTTGTTTCCGTTAAATCAGCAGAACCTTTACCAAAAGGAAAGCTTTTTGAGTGCATGAAAGTCATTAATGGTGTTCAGCTTCAAGCACCTATGTCTATTGGTGATGTGGCTGTTAAAAATATATGTGATACAGGTATTGATATTGTATTAACACGAGACGCTCTTACAGCTACGCAAAAGAAAGCAGCTGCTGTGTAG
- a CDS encoding fructose-1,6-bisphosphatase, with product MNNNWDETTHNNMPYIKQLAKQYPTIHAACTEVINLEAILNLPKGTEHFLSDIHGEYEAFIHVLSNASGVIRRKIDHIFDNTIREHEKRRLAMLIYYPEQILEKVKNEEKNLMEWYEITLHRLILVCREISSKYTRSKVRKALPKDFEYIIEELLHEQQREVNKQEYYDGIINTIIHINQAEHFMLAICGVIKRLAIDRLHIIGDIYDRGPGAHIILDKLRKHHAIDIQWGNHDIVWMGAAAGSPACIANTIRVSARYGNLSTIEEGYGINLLPLATFAMEYYKDDPCEQFNMVLTKRNNFSHKESALIRKIHKAITVIQFKLEGQLILRNPNFHMKERLLLDKINREEGTIHIEGKDYPLLDTYFPTIHPDHPYALTSEEQDVMKKLTQSYLNNEKLQKHTRFLFSKGSMYLKYNSNLLFHGCIPMDEKGSFAALTIGDASYDGKRLIDRIEILIRDYYFNQDNRLNNVDYFWYLWAGPHSPLFGKKKMATFERYFLEDSHIKKELKNSYYEHRNQEEKCIAILQEFGIVEEGAHIINGHVPVEVKKGESPIKANGKLLVIDGGLSEAYRHITGIAGYTLIYNSFGLLLVAHEKFETKKKAIDEEKDIVSSYKILEKNNVRLRVKNTDIGEELKEEIKGLKMLLRAYYKGIIKEK from the coding sequence ATGAATAATAATTGGGATGAAACCACCCACAATAACATGCCATACATTAAACAGTTAGCCAAACAATACCCAACGATACATGCAGCATGTACAGAAGTCATTAATTTAGAAGCAATATTAAATTTACCAAAAGGAACCGAACACTTTTTATCGGATATACATGGTGAATATGAAGCCTTTATTCATGTACTGAGCAACGCATCTGGTGTTATACGTCGAAAAATTGATCATATTTTTGATAACACCATCAGAGAACATGAAAAAAGGCGACTTGCTATGCTCATTTATTACCCTGAACAGATTTTGGAGAAAGTGAAAAATGAAGAAAAGAATTTGATGGAATGGTATGAAATTACCTTGCATCGACTGATATTGGTATGTCGTGAAATATCATCAAAATATACCCGGTCAAAAGTCAGAAAAGCACTGCCGAAAGATTTCGAATACATTATTGAGGAACTCTTACACGAACAACAACGAGAAGTGAATAAGCAGGAGTATTATGATGGCATTATTAACACCATCATCCATATTAATCAAGCAGAGCATTTTATGCTTGCTATCTGTGGCGTTATTAAACGTCTAGCCATCGATCGATTACATATTATAGGCGATATCTATGACCGTGGACCAGGCGCTCATATTATTTTAGATAAACTGAGAAAACATCACGCCATCGATATTCAGTGGGGCAACCATGATATTGTATGGATGGGGGCAGCAGCTGGATCACCAGCATGTATCGCTAATACAATCCGTGTATCGGCAAGGTACGGTAACTTAAGTACCATTGAAGAAGGCTATGGTATTAATCTTCTACCTTTAGCAACCTTTGCTATGGAATATTATAAAGATGACCCATGTGAGCAATTCAACATGGTCTTAACCAAGAGGAATAACTTCTCCCATAAAGAGTCTGCTCTTATTCGAAAAATTCATAAAGCCATTACGGTTATTCAATTCAAACTAGAAGGTCAGTTGATTCTTAGAAATCCCAACTTCCACATGAAAGAGCGCTTATTGCTTGATAAAATAAATAGAGAAGAAGGAACCATACATATAGAAGGAAAAGACTATCCGCTTTTAGATACATATTTTCCAACCATTCACCCAGACCACCCCTATGCCCTCACCTCGGAAGAACAAGACGTTATGAAAAAACTTACTCAATCCTACCTTAACAATGAAAAGCTGCAAAAACACACCAGGTTTCTCTTCTCAAAAGGAAGTATGTACCTGAAGTATAATTCGAATCTGCTATTTCACGGTTGCATCCCCATGGATGAGAAAGGTTCATTTGCAGCATTGACCATTGGTGATGCGTCTTATGATGGTAAGCGACTGATAGACCGGATTGAGATACTCATTCGTGATTATTATTTTAATCAGGATAATCGGTTAAATAATGTGGATTATTTCTGGTATCTTTGGGCTGGACCTCACTCGCCCCTATTTGGTAAGAAGAAGATGGCTACTTTTGAACGCTATTTTTTGGAAGATAGTCATATTAAGAAAGAGCTTAAAAATAGTTATTATGAACATCGTAATCAAGAAGAAAAATGCATTGCAATTTTGCAAGAATTTGGTATAGTTGAAGAAGGAGCACATATTATTAATGGTCATGTACCTGTAGAAGTGAAAAAGGGAGAAAGTCCCATTAAGGCTAATGGCAAGTTGCTGGTCATCGATGGTGGCTTATCAGAAGCGTATAGGCATATCACAGGTATTGCAGGTTATACATTGATCTATAACTCTTTTGGGTTGCTTTTAGTGGCCCATGAAAAGTTTGAGACAAAGAAAAAGGCCATTGATGAAGAAAAAGACATTGTCTCTTCGTATAAAATCCTTGAAAAAAACAATGTGCGATTACGGGTTAAAAATACAGATATAGGTGAAGAATTAAAGGAAGAGATAAAAGGCTTAAAGATGCTGCTTAGAGCTTATTATAAAGGTATTATTAAAGAAAAATAA